CGCCCGCGGCGCCCGGGCCTGAGCCGGGCCCAGTTGCGGCCGGGTACTCTCCATGAACGCAATATGATGTTCGGTCAGGAACGCCTTGATGTCCGCTGCCGGCGCAGCCCTGACCCGCACCGTCGCGCCCTGCCCCACAGGCTGTCGCGACCGCGATAGAAGTATCGGCCCCAAAGCCCCTTTCGCCGTCCGTTCCTGAACCAGGCCCAGCAACAATCCGCCTTCCCCCAGCACCGCCGCGCCACTGGCGCCCGGTCGAACCGACGACATCATCGTCAACCTGTCCCGGCCGGGCACCAGTATGGCGTTGAACACCTGCACCGAACGGTTTTCCATGGATTGCAAAACGTCATAACTTTCCGTGAAAACCGGTTGGCTGCCTGGATGGGGAGAGGTAGCCAGTATGGCGCTGAGATAGGGCGTCAACGGCGTGCTCACCACGGCCAGGTCGTAATCCGCACTCTCCGCCACCACGCGGCCTCGGACCACACGGCCGTCCTTGACGACGAAGAGCCGTTCACAATCGGTGATCACATGGCGGGCGGTGACGACATCGCCCCCTTCGTTGATAAAGACGCCCGTGCCCTGAGTCGGGAGCCCCGCCCATGCCGGCCCAACGACCAGGCCCCACAACAAAGCCGACAGGGCCAACGCGCTCCTCCGGCGACACCGCGCAGCGCCATCACGACCGATGACGGCAGGCATGGTACGGCCCGTTCAAGGTGTACTGATCCCGATATACCACACCCCAGCATCCGGCCTGCTCAAGAGCGGCCTTCATGGTATCCGACACAAAAATACGGCTGGGCATCCAATCACTGCGAAAGGCGTGATACCCGTGAACTTTCTCCGGAATGAACGAAACCGACTCGGGCATCGTCAACGTCCGCCACTTGCCGTCCGGCCACGGGGACGCCGGAAAATCAACCTGCTCAATCAGCGTCGCCACCGACTGACTCATATCAATACACGCCCGACAACATCTGGTCACATCACCAATCCAGTAGATTCCGCCTTGCGGATCGCGGCCCGGATAGTGGGTCAGGGTTTCCACGAACTGAAACGCACCGGGGTCGACACCCGTCAGAACATCCCGGGCCGCGCGCGTCACCAGCAGGTGGGGCCCTAAACGGGTCATGGGCACCGGGACATCTTCCTGCCTTGACACCGTCAGTAACGGAGGTTCGGGAAATTCGGGGAAGCCAATCCCCCGCCCCCGGCAACAACCGAATCGGTTCGCCCGTAAATGACCAGACATCAACCGCCGGGAGTTGGACCACTCGCGCCACAGGTCCACCGGCAAGGACAGATCCGCTTCCACTTCCCAATAGTGCATCAACCCGGCGCATTCCAGCTTTGGATTCGGTTCTCTCATCACAAAGGTTCTTTCCAACAAACCGTAGCGCCGCGGCCCGTTACAACTGACCAGCTCCGACAATACCCTTTCCTGCTTTTTAGACGAAATGAAACGTGGACAACCGAAGCATTTCATAAAACCTTCACAGGCTTCTGATGGGATAGGCGTCATCCAAATTGCTACGATTTCTCTCGTTTTATACGGTGGCCCCTGATGGGGCCATTTTTTTCCGTGTCATACCCATAACCAAGTCATTACCTCATCGGTAACCCGGCACCTCTCATAAATTGCGCCGTTCCCGAGACGTCAACCGGCTGCGGGCCTCCTGACTCAATTCTCCTGCCCCGAGTATCCGTACCGCGCCATCCGGGTTGTAACTTAACGGCTCCGACCGCGGACGATCACCGCCCTGACCACCCAGGCGCTCATCGCCATAGCCAAGGATTTCCACACTGATGATGGAGGGTTGCCGGCGGGGCGTGCGGCGGGTGACCTCCTCCGCCGCCTTTTGCGCGCTGCTCGCCGCCTGACTGGCGGAGGTCAGGGCGCCGACGTTAACCGCGATCACGGGAGGCAACCCACTGGACTCACCCCCCACGTCGATGTTGTCCACATTGACCACCTGGTAGGCGGCCACGTTGAAGTTACCGGCCACGCGAATCCCCGCGTCCCCGGCGTTAACCGTGCCTTTGGGCGCGATCAGGTCCACATCACCCTCGCCCACCGTTCCGATACCGCTGCCGCTCAGGTCCAGTTTCTCCTGCACCGTCACATTGCCGTCCTCATCCGCCGTGATGTCCGGTGGCTGCCCCACTCGTACCGTCTTGGCGCCACGGCCCGCATCGATGTCGCCCAGCGTCGCCCACAGCACCTGGTCACTGCCCAACGGGTCGGCCCGTGACACGAAAGAGAGAATGCGTGAGCGGTTGACCACGATATCCTGATCGGTGAACAGGTTGATCTGCCCTGGTGAGGCCAGCGTCGCCAGACCGTAGCCGTCAGGCACCGTCGCCCCCAACGCCGCCACCTGCAGCCCACCGCCGGGGGTGAACGCATTGATGTCCCCACCTTGGTGAGTGCGCACCGCCATGCGGTTGGCCGCGATGTTGCCCTGCCCCCTCCAGCCGCTTTGCCAGTCATCCGGCAGGTCCAACGCGTAGCGCGCCGGCAGCGTCGCCTCATCAGGGGCTCGGAACAGAGTGTCGATGGCCGCGTAGCCACGCCGGTAGCCGCCATTGACCGGCTTGTCCTGCGCATCGACCTGGTTCTGGTCGCGTCCGCCTTCGCGTAGTTCGTAGATAAACACCTGACGCAGAAACTGCTGCCGCACCAGTTCTGGCAGCGCCTGGTACTGCTCCCAGGCCTGCGTCGGCGTCAGCGTACCGTCCCCGGCCCCCGTCAGGTCGGCCACCCGCTCGGCGCCGAGCATCCGTTGCACGAACGATACCAGCCCACGCCGCGTAAGCTTGTCCAGATCACCGCGCGGCTCCACCCCATCAGTCAGATACAGCGGCACCACCGTGCCATCCGCCAGAGTGGTTTTCAGGTAGTCCGGCATGGCGGCCACGTTGGCCGGATCCAGATACGCCTGCTCGAACAGATCGTAGCGAGCCGTCCCGTTCATGCCCGCCATCAGCGTGATGTTGGCCCCGTCCTCGGGCAGCGCTTGCATCGGGGCGTAAAGACTACCGCCCACGCCGGTACTGCCGGCCGGCGTGGCAGTGGCATAATTCCACAGCCGATTGCCGTCCGAGAACAACTGCAAACTGCCGGCCTGGATGTCGCGCCCGGCGGCCAATACCAGTTCGCCCGGCCCCTGGATGATCACCCGGTTGGCGTACTCCCCGGGCATAATGTTGTTTCGGCGTATCCGCCTTGCAGTCATCGCCAGGATGTCGTTGCCCGCCTCCAGCAGGGTGACATCAGTAGCGCGCAGGTTACGTGCGTTCAGGGTAAAGCTCCGGATGTCGGTGCCGGCCCGCACCTGCACCGCTTCCGAAGCGACCAGGTCCAGCCCGGTGATCGACCCGTCCACCGCATACAGACGGCTGGGTTCGAAGTCATGCTGTTGCAGAGGCAGCACTTCGGGGTTGTCCTCGAACCCACCATACCCGCGGTTGGTTAAAAAGACGTTTGACCAGCCCAGGCCATCCTCGATCGGACCTTGCAGGAGTCTCTTGCCCGGCACCAGGATGCTCGAGGCGCTGGGGGCGCCCAGCGTGGACATGGCCATCACCACACTGCCGACACCCCTTTGCCCTGGGCCATCGCCACTCAGGAACTTCAGATCCCGCGCCGCCAACAGCGACAGGTCGGTGGTATCGCCGGTCATCATCGGCATCAGCCCCAGCAACGCGATGTCGCCATCGAATGCCGCCACCCGCGTATGCGCCGGAAACAGCCCAATAAAGGGCGTACTGTTGATGCCGTTCGTCATACCCGGCACCTGCGCGGTCTGCAAGGTGATGTGGTCCGCCTGGTTCTCCAGCCGCACGTCCCCCCCCACCGATACCAGCGACAGCGCGGTGCGTGCGGTCTGGCTGATCATGTCGGCCGAGCCGCGATAATTTTGCGCCAGAGCCGCGTCCTCGGCATCGATCAGACTGCGGCGGATCAGCAGCGGATCGATGGCGGTCTGCAGCACCAAGTCGCCCGCGCTTTGCACGTTGAGGGACGCATCCGACAATGCCAGGACCGGTGCAATGTCATATGCGTAGGAGGTGCTCCCCACCGTACCTTCGAGATGGTAGCCGGTGGCGGTTTCACCCGCCCGGATCTCACCGGCACCCCGGCCCACGTAGTATTGCCCCGCGCGGATCGCGCCGCCCGCGTCTACCTGGAACCGCCCGCCGTTACGGATATGGGTCACCGGCACCGCATCCGTGGCCGAACGCCCGCCGCTGACCCGCATGTTGCTCGGCTGTGCCACCACCAGGTTAACCAGATCACCGCCAGCCGACAGGCTCACATTGCCACCGCCCAGCGCGCCCAGCCCCTGCTCAAAGTCGGCATGGCTGACCCACCAACTCGGTTGCTGTCCCTTTTCCGACATAATGGGCGGATTGCCCCATGAGCCGTCGGGCAACTGCTGATACGGCTCCTGTCCGATCTGGAAGCCGTCGTAAAACTCGCTGGGATCGGTGCTGCTCCCGCCCAGACGCCCCTGACGGAGCAGCCACTCGGTGATGATCTGCTCCGAGCGGGAACCCTGTTCGGTGGGGGCCCGAACGCTGCCCCGAGCGGCAATGTCCACGTGCCCGCCCCCAATGCCGTACTGTGCGTCCACGCTGCCGGTATCAAAGCCGCCACCCAGCGTCGGGTCGGCGTCGGCACGACCCGCCGTGTACAGCACCGATTCCTTGTGCGCCAGCACCAGGTCACGCCCGGCCCGCAGCGTCAGGTCGCCGGTGCCGGTGCGCACCAGCTTGCCGGCGCCATCATTGGCGCCGACGGTGCTGTCCGCCGTGCCCACGCGGGTCGTGCCGCTATCGGCGGCGAGCGCATTCGACGTCTGCGTGGCCAACGCATCCACTGAGTCCAGGTCCGCTCCCGAAACCAGACGCAGATCCCACGAAGCGGCCTGCTGCAAGCGCGCCGCCTCGCCCTCCTCATTGTGGCGGCCGGCCACATCAAAGCCGTCGCTCAGGTTGCCATC
This sequence is a window from Alloalcanivorax dieselolei B5. Protein-coding genes within it:
- a CDS encoding S1 family peptidase, whose amino-acid sequence is MALSALLWGLVVGPAWAGLPTQGTGVFINEGGDVVTARHVITDCERLFVVKDGRVVRGRVVAESADYDLAVVSTPLTPYLSAILATSPHPGSQPVFTESYDVLQSMENRSVQVFNAILVPGRDRLTMMSSVRPGASGAAVLGEGGLLLGLVQERTAKGALGPILLSRSRQPVGQGATVRVRAAPAADIKAFLTEHHIAFMESTRPQLGPAQARAPRAATLSVGLICDARD
- a CDS encoding imm11 family protein, with product MSELVSCNGPRRYGLLERTFVMREPNPKLECAGLMHYWEVEADLSLPVDLWREWSNSRRLMSGHLRANRFGCCRGRGIGFPEFPEPPLLTVSRQEDVPVPMTRLGPHLLVTRAARDVLTGVDPGAFQFVETLTHYPGRDPQGGIYWIGDVTRCCRACIDMSQSVATLIEQVDFPASPWPDGKWRTLTMPESVSFIPEKVHGYHAFRSDWMPSRIFVSDTMKAALEQAGCWGVVYRDQYTLNGPYHACRHRS